The genomic window CCAGACGACGACCACGGCGCACGGCCAGCCTCTGCAGTTCCCCCTGTTCCGGAACCAGTTCACCGGCGTGCTCTTCGAGCTCGCGCCGGGGGGGCGCGTCGGCCGTCACAGGCACCCGGTGCCCAACGTGGTGTACGTCATGGAGGGGGAGCTCACCGTCGAGGCCGACGGCCAGCCCCGGCGGGTCTACCGCGCCGGTCAGGCCTTCTCGGAAGGCGACCACTGGCACGACGGGATCAACAACGGGTCCGTGCCGATGCGGGCCTGGGTGGTCTTCGCCGGCGAGGAAGGCACACGGAGGCCGTACTGGAGAGCCTGCGACGCTGGAAAGAGCAGCCCGCGCAGGCGCAGGTCCAGCCGACCGTAACCGCGCGCGCGGACGGGACCCAGGCGGTCATCGAGGCGGGGCCGTTCTCGTGGCGAGCCGACCTCCCGTCCGGCCTGGGCGGGACCAATCAGGCGCCCAGCCCGACGGCGCTCCTGCTCGGGGCCCTGGCCGGGTGCGCCGTGGTCTTCCTCCGGGACACGCTGGCGCCGCTGCTCAACGTGCCGGTGACCGACGTCCGCGCCACCGTCCGGGGCCGGGCAGACTTCCGCGGTCTGCTCGGCCTGGACGGG from Armatimonadota bacterium includes these protein-coding regions:
- a CDS encoding cupin domain-containing protein, translating into MKRRVLIAAPALVLVIAGTLWAQGVSGPVGLKATTVLQTTTTAHGQPLQFPLFRNQFTGVLFELAPGGRVGRHRHPVPNVVYVMEGELTVEADGQPRRVYRAGQAFSEGDHWHDGINNGSVPMRAWVVFAGEEGTRRPYWRACDAGKSSPRRRRSSRP